In Leucobacter sp. CX169, a single genomic region encodes these proteins:
- a CDS encoding DUF2017 family protein: MRIVAGRAGALTLELFDEEATLLENLLDQLIELLQSHSGTSLDPDPLFASLEIGGTDETPEDPALARLFPDAYSDAEEAAKFRRVTEQGLLNRKLQDATSVVTALAIDAPDRAGVDAAAHEPVRVTITAESLPEWVRTVSALRLAIAARLGIDGEEDHERALEDDETHGTVLVFDWLAAIVDSLLRFESVLGDEPIE; this comes from the coding sequence GTGCGCATCGTCGCCGGCCGGGCCGGCGCACTCACCCTGGAGCTCTTCGACGAAGAGGCTACCCTGCTCGAGAACCTCCTCGACCAGCTCATCGAGCTCTTGCAGAGCCACAGCGGCACGAGCCTGGACCCAGATCCGCTCTTCGCGAGCCTCGAGATCGGCGGCACCGACGAAACACCCGAGGATCCCGCACTCGCACGCCTGTTCCCCGATGCCTACTCCGATGCCGAGGAAGCAGCGAAGTTTCGTCGCGTCACGGAGCAGGGCCTGCTCAACCGCAAGTTGCAGGACGCAACGAGTGTCGTCACGGCGCTCGCAATCGATGCCCCAGATCGCGCCGGTGTCGACGCCGCGGCGCACGAGCCTGTGCGCGTCACCATCACCGCCGAGTCGCTGCCGGAATGGGTTCGCACGGTCAGCGCGCTGCGCCTCGCCATCGCGGCCCGGCTGGGCATCGACGGCGAAGAAGACCATGAACGCGCGCTCGAGGACGACGAGACCCACGGCACCGTGCTCGTCTTTGATTGGCTCGCGGCCATCGTCGATTCCCTGCTTCGCTTCGAGTCAGTCCTCGGCGACGAGCCCATCGAATAG
- the dinB gene encoding DNA polymerase IV has translation MSSLPRTRASMLHVDMDSFFVSVELLDRPDLIGKPVVVGGTSGRSVVSSASYEARTFGVRSAMPIGQALARCPQLVILPGSYDKYRIASRAVMAIFAEFTPLVEPLSIDEAFLDVEGSRKLFGEPIEIARAIRERVREVTGLPASVGLGGTKFIAKLASQRAKPDGILEIPPARSLEFLHPLPVGAMWGVGAATEKALRSRAIHTVADLAREPMESLRRLVGAASAQKLHELANGRDARDIVTSRIEKSIGHEETFAQDVADPRVLNRELLRLSAKIGERLRAAEVEARTVAIKVRWANFETITRSRTLPEATNSSRRLFQTAHELFEALDVAGRPVRLIGVRAEQLVAEGSDPAGLWSDDDGWRAVDSAVDELRERFGAAVAPARLLEGRGTVVDPRSLQNPQ, from the coding sequence ATGAGTTCCCTCCCTCGCACGCGGGCGTCGATGCTGCACGTTGACATGGACTCGTTCTTTGTCTCTGTCGAGCTCCTGGATCGGCCCGACCTCATCGGCAAACCCGTAGTGGTGGGCGGTACGTCGGGCCGATCAGTCGTTTCCAGCGCAAGTTACGAGGCGCGTACGTTCGGCGTCCGCTCCGCCATGCCGATCGGCCAGGCGCTCGCTCGGTGCCCGCAGCTCGTGATCCTGCCCGGCAGCTACGACAAGTACCGGATCGCCTCGCGTGCGGTGATGGCGATCTTTGCCGAGTTCACCCCGCTCGTCGAACCGCTGAGTATCGACGAGGCGTTTCTTGATGTCGAGGGCTCGCGAAAGCTCTTCGGGGAGCCGATCGAAATTGCCCGCGCAATCCGCGAGCGCGTGCGTGAGGTGACCGGGCTCCCGGCGTCGGTGGGATTGGGCGGGACGAAGTTCATCGCCAAGCTCGCCTCCCAGCGAGCCAAGCCCGACGGGATCTTGGAGATTCCGCCAGCGCGCAGCCTTGAGTTTTTGCACCCGCTTCCCGTGGGGGCGATGTGGGGAGTTGGCGCCGCGACCGAGAAGGCGCTGCGGTCGCGGGCGATTCACACTGTCGCCGATCTCGCGCGCGAGCCGATGGAGTCCCTCAGGCGCCTGGTGGGCGCGGCCTCGGCGCAGAAGCTCCACGAACTCGCGAACGGCCGCGATGCGCGAGATATCGTGACGAGTCGGATCGAGAAGAGCATCGGCCATGAGGAAACGTTTGCGCAGGACGTCGCTGATCCGCGGGTCTTGAATCGCGAGCTTCTCCGTCTGTCCGCGAAGATCGGGGAACGGCTGCGTGCGGCCGAGGTCGAGGCGCGCACGGTAGCGATCAAGGTCCGCTGGGCAAACTTCGAGACGATCACGCGCTCGCGCACATTGCCGGAGGCGACGAATTCGTCGAGACGCCTCTTTCAGACGGCGCACGAGTTGTTCGAGGCGCTCGATGTAGCGGGTCGGCCTGTGCGCCTGATCGGCGTGCGCGCGGAACAACTCGTCGCAGAGGGAAGTGACCCTGCCGGACTGTGGAGCGACGACGACGGCTGGCGTGCCGTCGACTCAGCGGTGGACGAGCTGCGCGAGCGTTTCGGTGCAGCGGTCGCCCCGGCGCGCCTGCTCGAAGGTCGGGGGACCGTCGTGGACCCGCGGTCCTTGCAGAACCCGCAGTAG
- the gatB gene encoding Asp-tRNA(Asn)/Glu-tRNA(Gln) amidotransferase subunit GatB, producing the protein MAKTKLMSFEEALERYEPVIGLEVHVELNTQTKMFSSAPNTFGAEPNTNLTPVCLGLPGSLPVVNEEAVRYSIRLGLALDCDIAEVSGFARKNYFYPDMAKNYQISQFDDPIAVDGSVEIELASGRVVHVPIERAHMEEDAGKLTHVGGSTGRIQGAEYSLVDYNRAGVPLVEIVTRPIFGGEADTPEIAANYVSTIRDIVLGLGISDAKMERGNLRCDANVSLRPRGNEDAGMSVLGTRTETKNVNSLRSIERAVRFEIQRQARILSEGGSITQETRHWHEDTGETSPGRPKSDADDYRYFPEPDLAPLTPSRELVEELRLTLPEHPTLRRRRLRADWGFTTLEFQDVVNSGLLDTLEQTVAAGVPAQTARKWWTGEIARIANERGAEASELITPEQLSAVVALVDAGTLNDKLARQVIQGVIDGEGTATEIVEARGLAIVSDDGPLIEAIDAALAQQPDVLEKIRDGKVQAAGAVIGSVMKAMRGQADAGRVRELVLERAAQL; encoded by the coding sequence ATGGCGAAGACCAAGCTGATGAGCTTCGAGGAGGCGCTCGAGCGCTACGAGCCGGTCATCGGCCTCGAGGTGCACGTCGAGCTCAACACGCAGACGAAGATGTTCTCGTCGGCACCCAATACGTTCGGCGCCGAGCCGAACACGAACCTCACCCCGGTGTGCCTGGGCCTTCCCGGTTCGCTGCCAGTGGTGAACGAAGAAGCGGTGCGCTATTCGATCCGTCTGGGGCTCGCCCTGGACTGCGACATCGCCGAGGTGTCGGGGTTCGCGCGCAAGAACTACTTCTACCCGGACATGGCGAAGAACTATCAGATCTCGCAGTTCGACGACCCGATCGCGGTCGACGGCTCGGTCGAGATTGAATTGGCCAGCGGCCGGGTGGTGCACGTTCCGATCGAGCGCGCACACATGGAGGAGGACGCCGGCAAGCTGACCCACGTGGGCGGTTCGACCGGTCGCATCCAGGGAGCCGAGTACTCCCTCGTCGACTACAACCGCGCGGGCGTTCCGCTCGTAGAGATCGTCACCCGGCCGATCTTTGGCGGAGAGGCCGACACTCCCGAGATCGCGGCAAACTACGTGTCGACCATTCGCGACATCGTGCTCGGGCTCGGGATTTCTGACGCGAAGATGGAGCGCGGGAACCTGCGCTGCGACGCCAACGTGTCGCTGCGCCCCCGCGGGAACGAGGACGCCGGCATGTCGGTGCTCGGTACGCGCACGGAGACCAAGAACGTGAACTCGCTGCGCTCGATTGAGCGCGCGGTGCGCTTCGAGATTCAGCGCCAGGCCCGGATCCTCTCCGAGGGCGGCTCGATTACCCAGGAGACGCGCCACTGGCACGAGGACACGGGCGAGACCTCGCCCGGCCGTCCCAAGAGCGACGCCGACGACTACCGCTACTTCCCGGAGCCCGATCTCGCGCCGCTCACGCCGTCGCGTGAGCTGGTCGAGGAACTGCGTCTCACGCTGCCTGAGCACCCGACGCTGCGTCGTCGCCGGCTGCGCGCGGACTGGGGCTTCACCACGCTCGAGTTCCAGGACGTCGTGAACTCGGGTCTGCTCGACACGCTCGAGCAGACGGTCGCCGCCGGGGTTCCCGCGCAGACCGCCCGCAAGTGGTGGACCGGCGAGATTGCGCGAATTGCGAACGAGCGCGGTGCCGAGGCATCCGAGCTCATCACGCCGGAGCAGCTCTCCGCGGTTGTCGCGCTGGTTGACGCGGGGACGCTCAACGACAAGCTGGCCCGCCAGGTCATCCAGGGTGTCATCGACGGCGAGGGTACGGCGACCGAGATCGTCGAGGCCCGTGGCCTCGCCATCGTCTCGGACGACGGGCCGCTCATTGAGGCTATCGATGCGGCGCTCGCGCAGCAGCCCGATGTGCTCGAAAAGATCCGCGACGGTAAGGTGCAGGCGGCCGGCGCCGTCATCGGCTCGGTCATGAAGGCGATGCGCGGCCAGGCTGATGCCGGCCGTGTACGCGAGCTGGTGCTGGAGCGTGCAGCTCAGCTGTAG